Within Xanthomonas theicola, the genomic segment GATCGGCAATGCCGGACGCGGCTTCAGCGTCATCGCGCAGGAAATGGACGTGCTGTCGCGGCACGTCGCCGACGCCACCCAGGATCTGGACAAGGTCGCCGCCAGCACCAGCGCCGACATGCGCAACACGCTGCAGCGGCTGCAAGAGGACGTGCAGCGCACGCGCCTGGGCGAGCTGGCGCTGGGCAACATCGACCTGATCGACCGCAACCTCTACGAACGCAGCTGCGACGTGCGCTGGTGGGCGACCGACGCGGCCATCGTCGCAGCCGCGCGCCCCGACCGCAGCGACGACGCACTCGCCTACGCGGCGCGGCGCATGGGCCAGATCCTGGACTCGTACACGGTGTACTTCGACCTGGTGCTGGCCGGCACCGATGGCCGCATCCTCGCCAACGGCCGCCCGCAGCACTACGCCTCGGCCGGCAGCGACGCGTCCGGCCAGGCGTGGTTCGAGGACGCCTCGCGCACCTGCAGCGGCGAGGAGTTCGGCTTCCAGGGCGTGCATGCCAGCCCGCTGACCAATGGCGAACGCGTGCTGGTGTATTCGTGCACGGTGCGCGACGGCGGCCGCGTCGATGGCCGCGTGCTGGGCGTGCTCGGCATCGTGTTCCGTTGGGATGCGCTGGCGCAGACGGTTGTGCAGCGCACGCCGCTGTCCGAGCAGGAATGGGGCCGCAGCCGGGTGTGCATCGTCGACCAGCGCGGCCAGGTCCTGGCCGATTCGGCCGGCCGCATGCTGCAGGAGCGGATCGACTTCCCCGGCCGCGAAGCGTTGTTCGCGCAGCCGCGCGGCGCGCGGCTGGGCGATCTCGGCGGGCGCCCGCACTGCATCGCGCATGCGGCCTCGCCCGGCTACGAAACCTACCGCACCGGCTGGCATTCGCTGATCCTGCAGGCGCTGTAGGCGCGGCCGGCCGGAGCCGGCGCGCAGGCACAAAAAAGCCCGGGCGCGCTACGCGGCCCGGGCTCTGCTGCAGCCGCTTACTCGCGGTAGCCGCTGTCGTTCTTGTTGTGGATGATCCAGATCAGGTTGCCGCCGCTGCCCATCGACTTGCCGGCGAACACCAACCGACCCTGGCCCTTGTAGGCCAGTTCGTAGCGGTAGCGGTCGCCACCGTAGAAGAACGGGATGAAGGCCTTGCCGGTGATGTAGGAACCCTGGTCGGTGGGTTCGCCGATCAGGTCGGTCACCTGCTTCATCGGCATGCCGATCTTGATCTGGGTGAACTTGCTGTCCGGAGCCGGCTTACCGGTGATCTCGCCTTCGTAGTCGTTGACGCCCTTGACGGTTTCGCCATAGCCGGCTTCGACTTCCGAAGAATTGGTGACCTCGCCCTCGGCGTTCATCCAGCTCGGCGTGCCGCTGTGCTTTTTCGCCATCGCCTGCATCGGCACCGCGGCCGCCATCACCACGGCCAGCACCAGGACTCCCGTCCCTACACGGTTGATCTGCATTTTTTTCTCCTTGAATCCATTTGAGTGCCCCCTGTCCATCGTCTGCAACGCCAGCGCGGGAACGTCCGCTGGCCAGCGCTGCATTAGTGCACGCGTTGCCGCCGATGTCCACGCCCGAGCAGCACCGCCGCGCGGCCGCCGCGGCCGCTTGCCGGCACCCGCGCGGCATGTTGGAAATCGCGCCGGCGCGCTGCGAGCAGCCGCTTCACCTGCAGCCCATGGATCCGGCATCACCGCCCCAGCGCTAGGACGTACCCGCAATGCCCACTCTCCGTCGCTCCCACGTGCTGCCCACGCTGTGCGCCCTGGCACTGCTGGGCATGGCGCCGTTGGCCTCGGCCGACCTGTTCGGCAGCCCCGAAGACATCGCCCGTAGCTGGCTCGGCCGGGATGCCGGCGAACTGATGATGCAGTGGCCGGTCGACCGCTGCCTGTACACCTCGGAAAACACCGAGACCCACGAGACCGCCTACACCTACAACTTCGGGACCGAGGCGCACTACCGCACCGACTACTGGACCACGCAAGGACCGATGATCGGCATGGTCGGCGGCGGCAACGGCGTCGCCGCCACGCCGATCTTCCAGCAGGACCAGCACAGCCAGACCACCTTCGTGCCGGCCGAACACCACTGCGAGATCACCTTCATCGCCAATGCCGAAGGGGTCATCACCCGCTACGATTTTGCCGGCAGCAAGTGCCAGCCTTACATCCGCAGTTGGGGCCGGCCGAAGAAAAAGAAATAAGCGCCGCGCGCCGCGCCGGCGTTCGTTCCGTCTCTACAGGGGAAACATCCGATGACCGTAAAGAACCCGCTCGTCCGCATCGCCTGGCCGGTGATCGCATTGACGCTGCTGGCCTTGACCACGCCGGCGCTGGCCGCGGGGGCGCGGCATGGCGCGATCGTGGCGCTGGAGCCGATCGAGAACAAGAACACCGACGTGCCCGAAAAGACCAAGAGCATCACCAAGGTCGCCGCCAACCTCGGTGGCCTGGCCGGCAGCTTCCTCGGCCTGAAGAGCAAGAGCGCGGTCGGCGTCGGCACCGCGCAGGCGGCCGGCGCCGTCGCTGGCGAGACCGTCGGCGCCAAGATCGCCGGCAACGGACCGGCCGCGCACTACATGGTGAAGATCCGCTTCGACGACATGTCGCAGGTGGTGGTCTCCAAGCCCAGCGCCCAGATCTCCGGGCTGGCGGTGGGCAGCCGGGTCGCGGTCACCGGCAGCGGCGAGAGCATGCACATCGCCGCCGAGTGAACAGGCCGCCGACGCGATTCGCCGGCAGCCCATGGCAACCAAGGAAAAAGCGCCCGAAGCCGCTTTTTCCTTGGGCGGTACGGCGTGGCCTACTTCGCCACGACGACCTTGACCATTTCCAGGCATTTGTTGGAATAGCCCCATTCATTGTCGTACCAGGACACCAGCTTGACGAAGGTGCTGTCCAGCGCGATGCCGGCGTCGGCGTCGAAGATCGAGGTGCGCGCGTCGCCGCGGAAATCGGTCGCCACCACCTTGTCCTCGGTGTAGCCGAGGATGCCCTTCAGCGCGCCTTCGCTCTGCGCCTTCATCTCGGCGCAGATCTCGGCGTAGGTCGCCGGCTTTTCCAGCTCCACGGTCAGGTCGACCACCGAGACGTCCGAGGTCGGCACGCGGAAGCTCATGCCGGTCAGCTTCTTGTTCAATTCCGGGATCACCACGCCGACCGCCTTGGCCGCGCCGGTGCTGGACGGGATGATGTTCTCGAGGATGCCGCGGCCGCCGCGCCAGTCCTTGTTGCTGGGGCCGTCCACGGTCTTCTGCGTGGCGGTGGCGGCGTGCACCGTGGTCATCAGGCCGCGTTTGATGCCCCACTTGTCGTTGATCACCTTGGCCAGCGGCGCCAGGCAATTGGTGGTGCAGCTGGCATTGGAAATGATCGCCTGGCCGGCGTAGCCGGCGTCGTTGACGCCGTACACGAACATCGGCGTGTCGTCCTTGGACGGCGCCGACAGGATCACCTTCTTGGCGCCGGCGTCGAGGTGCTTCTGCGCGGTGTCCTTGGTCAGGAACAGGCCGGTGGACTCGATCACCACCTCGGCGCCGGCCTCGTCCCACTTCAGCGCCGCCGGGTCGCGCTCCTGGGTCAGGCGGATCTTGTTGCCGTTGACCACCAGGTGATCGCCGTCGACCGACACCGCGCCGTCGAAGCGGCCGTGCACAGAGTCGTACTGCAGCAAGTACGCCAGGTAGTCCGGCTCGAGCAGATCGTTGATGGCGACGATCTCGATGTCGCCGCCGAAATTCTGTACCGCCGAGCGCAGCACATTGCGTCCGATGCGACCGAAACCGTTGATGCCAACCTTGATTGCCATTTCAGTAGCTCCTGCGGCCGCGCCTGACGCGGCGGATGGAAGGGGCCGGCATTCTATCAGGCCCGCCTCATCGCGCCCGGCACGCGCGTTTGATCAGGATCAAGGCGCCGCCAAGTCGAAGGTGGACCGCACCAACATGGGCACCGCGCAGATCGATCCGCTGGTGTAAGGCCCGGCCTACGCGATGAAGTTCTGAGGCTGCGCGGCCGCCGCGCTTCTCTGGCAGACTATGGCGCACAAGGATGTGAGCCGGTCGCCGCCGGGCCGACACGGGGATTCGCATCCACCCATTCGCCGTCCACCGGGGTCCCCATGAAGCCATGCCTGTTCCGTCGCATCGCCATCGCTGCCATCGCCGCCATCGCCCTGCCCGCCGCGGCGCAGTCGACCGGACACTACACCACCAGCTACGGCATCCACGGCAGGGTGCCCGGCGCTTCGAACGGCACGCTGGCCGGCAGCGACCAGCGCTTCAGCGCCGACACCGCCCCGGCCGTGTCGTTCAGCTACGAATACTTCATCCGCGGCAACCTCGGCCTGGAGATCCAGACCCTGCTCGGCCAGCAGAAGATCGGCCTGGAACAGGGCGGCGACGTTGGCCGCGCCTGGGCGCTGTCGCCGACGTTCTCGCTGCAATACCACTTCGAGGGCAACGGCGACATTTCCCCGTTCGTCGGCGTCGGCCTCAACTACACCGTGTTCCTG encodes:
- a CDS encoding OmpW/AlkL family protein, translated to MKPCLFRRIAIAAIAAIALPAAAQSTGHYTTSYGIHGRVPGASNGTLAGSDQRFSADTAPAVSFSYEYFIRGNLGLEIQTLLGQQKIGLEQGGDVGRAWALSPTFSLQYHFEGNGDISPFVGVGLNYTVFLGADGKGAFSSDDVKFKDSVGPAVHAGVDFAIGERGALRVDARWTGMRSDVEAGGRTLGEAKLDPVSYGLAYLVYF
- the gap gene encoding type I glyceraldehyde-3-phosphate dehydrogenase — protein: MAIKVGINGFGRIGRNVLRSAVQNFGGDIEIVAINDLLEPDYLAYLLQYDSVHGRFDGAVSVDGDHLVVNGNKIRLTQERDPAALKWDEAGAEVVIESTGLFLTKDTAQKHLDAGAKKVILSAPSKDDTPMFVYGVNDAGYAGQAIISNASCTTNCLAPLAKVINDKWGIKRGLMTTVHAATATQKTVDGPSNKDWRGGRGILENIIPSSTGAAKAVGVVIPELNKKLTGMSFRVPTSDVSVVDLTVELEKPATYAEICAEMKAQSEGALKGILGYTEDKVVATDFRGDARTSIFDADAGIALDSTFVKLVSWYDNEWGYSNKCLEMVKVVVAK
- a CDS encoding methyl-accepting chemotaxis protein — its product is MNLPATPSEAGIDDHIRSVVDLSDQLLGQLRRSLQRIDQINRTTHVISMNARIESARIGNAGRGFSVIAQEMDVLSRHVADATQDLDKVAASTSADMRNTLQRLQEDVQRTRLGELALGNIDLIDRNLYERSCDVRWWATDAAIVAAARPDRSDDALAYAARRMGQILDSYTVYFDLVLAGTDGRILANGRPQHYASAGSDASGQAWFEDASRTCSGEEFGFQGVHASPLTNGERVLVYSCTVRDGGRVDGRVLGVLGIVFRWDALAQTVVQRTPLSEQEWGRSRVCIVDQRGQVLADSAGRMLQERIDFPGREALFAQPRGARLGDLGGRPHCIAHAASPGYETYRTGWHSLILQAL